One window from the genome of Nicotiana sylvestris chromosome 9, ASM39365v2, whole genome shotgun sequence encodes:
- the LOC104225079 gene encoding uncharacterized protein isoform X1: MLNSSKDLAETMIAGVAGPSGQWIQQESSQPLILSDGISLNNNVNNHIPVQTSEVFSMEFLQDPSSRIVPTVSGFTEKHDKRAGPQSKLIQHPGYEELTRLLGLTRMDSECASDITEFASARGSITEIENGVFVENEHTYNQKVSSCGHVAGGATTELCYDQATSGPTAPPSSKSESSQSLKSSGLGNSDCSQTGKIKFLCSFGGRILPRPSDGKLRYVGGDTRIISIRRNISWEELMKKTLAICNQPHTFKYQLPGEDLDALISVSSDEDLQNMIEEYYGLEKLGGSQRLRIFLVPLTESENSCPVDAAVVQPSDPDYLYVAAVNGVVRMDSSAQENYHEQCVGDEVRKVILKVDRGNGLYVPPPAQLIGESQNQVRLPTQSTPFSPVLVQQGDYKNDPGNTYKNQSPHGSIECPVSFSSTQSLPENPSGCINVGYYAPQVNLMNLQSPNKKDDIALPSQSSELISHHHGLNRDFVAPTLEQCDASFQQYSFERTEPKERTVLSEKPNDEMDLLLGYTSTVTQNGIPHAFSDSKLQEHGKRSAYCSQEGISSFSSLNFAPAQLSSHGVSAAQQENLGSLHQNTYPVSSQPHIRVFNGELTVANGMVPELPFDSNSVSRCGPVQRNVNGTDSRCNPAEADLENYHPVLKSCMDNNTSCEMVNACDVNNAILCHDGKSPDNKSSRTAVVLRKKMPDVNSVMLSNNGGDIPGEESQNFDMNFLASAPLISTVNERSQRNQFENASAGIKKDETENNISRVKSSEVAGRFSNSETQSHGAETLTDLLPELSDGQNSYHFPMPAVVACPQDTFAKEPLLIFSKELSSSSVGCDGGQLMSSHYSAFRQNPTKDAVFRREVSLIDEEFTNYSGQRVVTSGIGEFSNEKQKIEDAQVSKSIKKSQQDPKANGRDIRSPSDGLYTANLLGLDTIGGEVISSSATDGVAFPHDLGLEDANPSDGDKDNLITDAMMAELEADLYGLQIIKNADLEELRELGSGTYGTVYHGKWRGTDVAIKRLKKACFSGRSSQEERLIKDFWREAQILSNLHHPNVVAFYGVVPDGSGGTLATVTEFMANGSLRNVLIKKDRSLDSCKKLLIAMDAAFGMEYLHSKNIVHFDLKCDNLLVSLRDPQRPICKVGDFGLSRIKRNTLVSGGVRGTLPWMAPELLNGSSNRVSEKVDVFSFGIAMWEILTGEEPYANMHCGAIIGGILKNTLRPPMPEWCDPEWRKLMEQCWSANPEARPSFTEIRNRLRSMAAALQAKGNSNLAGRANANTPVCI, encoded by the exons ATGCTAAATTCATCCAAAGATTTAGCTGAAACTATGATCGCCGGGGTGGCTGGCCCTTCTGGTCAATGGATCCAGCAAGAATCATCTCAGCCACTTATCTTGAGTGATGGCATATCTTTAAACAATAATGTAAATAACCATATACCTGTACAGACTAGTGAGGTATTTTCTATGGAATTTCTTCAGGATCCTTCTTCCAGAATAGTTCCTACTGTGTCTGGCTTTACTGAGAAGCATGATAAGAGAGCTGGACCTCAAAGTAAGCTAATCCAACATCCGGGTTATGAAGAGCTCACAAGGCTACTTGGGTTGACAAGAATGGATTCTGAATGTGCTTCTGACATAACTGAATTTGCTTCTGCAAGAGGGTCTATCACAGAAATTGAAAATGGGGTTTTTGTGGAGAATGAGCATACATATAATCAGAAAGTTAGCTCTTGTGGGCATGTCGCTGGGGGAGCTACTACAGAGTTATGCTATGATCAAGCTACTTCAGGGCCAACTGCTCCACCCTCGTCTAAATCTGAATCTTCACAGTCACTAAAATCTTCTGGATTAGGAAATTCAGATTGTTCCCAGACAGGAAAAATAAAATTCCTATGCAGTTTTGGTGGTAGAATATTGCCTCGACCCAGTGATGGAAAACTTAGATACGTTGGTGGTGATACACGTATCATTTCCATTCGGAGGAATATTTCATGGGAAGAACTTATGAAGAAAACATTGGCCATCTGTAATCAGCCTCACACTTTCAAATACCAGCTTCCAGGAGAGGATCTTGACGCCCTTATATCCGTCTCTTCTGACGAAGATCTTCAGAATATGATAGAGGAATATTATGGCCTCGAGAAGCTTGGGGGCTCCCAAAGGCTTCGAATATTTTTGGTTCCTTTGACTGAATCTGAAAACTCATGCCCTGTAGATGCTGCTGTTGTTCAACCAAGTGATCCTGATTATCTATATGTTGCTGCTGTTAATGGCGTTGTTCGGATGGATTCTTCCGCTCAGGAGAATTATCATGAGCAGTGTGTAGGCGATGAAGTCCGCAAGGTGATACTTAAAGTAGACCGTGGTAATGGTCTTTATGTCCCACCTCCTGCTCAATTGATTGGTGAATCTCAGAACCAGGTTAGGCTTCCCACTCAATCTACTCCTTTTTCTCCTGTGCTTGTTCAACAGGGAGATTACAAGAACGACCCAGGGAACACATACAAGAACCAGTCGCCACATGGTAGTATTGAATGTCCGGTGTCGTTTAGCAGCACCCAATCATTACCTGAAAACCCGAGTGGATGCATTAATGTTGGTTATTATGCCCCACAGGTAAACCTGATGAATTTGCAGAGTCCTAACAAAAAAGATGATATTGCCCTGCCAAGCCAATCTAGTGAATTGATTTCACATCACCATGGTCTCAACAGAGACTTTGTTGCTCCAACACTGGAACAATGTGATGCCAGCTTTCAACAGTACTCTTTTGAAAGAACAGAACCCAAGGAAAGGACGGTTCTCTCTGAAAAGCCGAATGATGAAATGGATCTATTGCTGGGATACACTTCAACCGTTACTCAAAATGGAATTCCTCATGCCTTTTCGGATTCAAAACTTCAGGAACATGGAAAAAGATCAGCTTACTGCTCACAAGAGGGAATAAGCTCATTTTCCTCTTTGAACTTTGCACCAGCTCAGTTATCTTCACATGGAGTGTCTGCTGCTCAGCAAGAGAACCTAGGGTCTCTGCATCAGAATACATACCCAGTCAGTTCTCAGCCTCATATTAGGGTATTTAATGGGGAATTAACTGTGGCCAATGGCATGGTGCCAGAGTTGCCTTTCGACTCAAATTCAGTGAGTAGATGTGGACCCGTGCAAAGAAATGTTAATGGTACTGACAGTAGATGCAACCCAGCTGAAGCAGATTTGGAAAATTACCATCCCGTTTTGAAAAGCTGTATGGACAACAATACAAGTTGTGAAATGGTGAATGCATGTGATGTCAATAACGCAATTTTATGTCATGATGGTAAATCACCTGATAACAAGTCATCCAGAACAGCTGTGGTTTTGAGGAAAAAAATGCCTGACGTAAACTCTGTTATGCTGTCTAATAATGGAGGTGATATACCGGGTGAAGAATCACAAAATTTTGACATGAATTTTCTTGCATCGGCACCTTTAATTAGTACAGTAAATGAGCGGTCCCAAAGAAATCAATTTGAGAATGCCTCAGCGGGGATAAAAAAGGATGAAACTGAGAACAATATATCCCGGGTCAAGAGCTCTGAAGTTGCTGGGAGGTTTTCAAATTCTGAGACACAGTCTCATGGTGCAGAAACTCTGACTGATCTACTTCCTGAGTTGTCTGATGGTCAAAATTCCTATCATTTCCCCATGCCAGCAGTTGTTGCATGTCCTCAAGATACTTTTGCCAAAGAACCATTGCTAATATTCTCCAAGGAATTGTCATCATCATCAGTTGGTTGTGATGGAGGCCAGTTGATGTCCTCGCATTACTCAGCTTTCAGGCAAAACCCAACCAAGGATGCTGTTTTTAGGAGAGAAGTTTCTCTAATTGATGAAGAATTTACCAATTACAGTGGGCAGAGAGTTGTGACTTCTGGCATTGGTGAATTTTCTAATGAAAAGCAAAAGATAGAAGATGCCCAAGTTAGTAAGAGTATCAAAAAAAGTCAGCAGGATCCGAAGGCAAATGGAAGAGATATTAGATCACCCAGTGATGGCCTATATACTGCAAATCTGCTAGGTTTGGACACCATTGGTGGTGAAGTCATATCTTCCAGTGCAACAGACGGGGTGGCATTTCCCCATGACTTGGGGTTGGAG GATGCCAACCCCAGCGATGGAGATAAAGATAATTTAATCACTGATGCTATGATGGCTGAACTGGAAGCTGATTTGTATGGTTTGCAG ATCATAAAAAATGCTGACCTAGAAGAATTGAGGGAGTTGGGCTCTGGGACATATGGTACTGTTTACCATGGAAAATGGAGAGGAACAGATGTTGCTATAAAGAGACTCAAGAAAGCATGTTTTTCTGGGAGGTCATCGCAGGAAGAAAGGCTG ATCAAGGACTTCTGGAGAGAGGCACAGATCCTTTCAAACCTTCATCATCCTAATGTGGTTGCATTTTATGGAGTAGTACCTGATGGGTCAGGGGGAACTTTGGCAACAGTGACTGAATTCATGGCTAATGGATCACTTAGAAATGTTCTTATTAAAAAGGACAG GTCACTTGATAGTTGCAAGAAACTTCTAATTGCCATGGATGCTGCTTTTGGGATGGAGTATTTGCACTCAAAAAACATCGTCCACTTTGATCTAAAATGTGACAATTTGTTAGTCAGTCTGAGGGATCCACAGCGACCCATATGCAAG GTTGGAGATTTTGGACTGTCAAGAATTAAACGCAATACTCTCGTATCTGGAGGTGTACGAGGTACTCTTCCCTGGATGGCACCTGAACTGTTAAATGGTAGCAGTAACCGAGTATCTGAGAAG GTTGATGTTTTCTCATTCGGCATAGCAATGTGGGAGATCTTGACTGGGGAAGAACCCTATGCAAACATGCATTGTGGGGCAATCATTG GGGGAATTTTGAAGAATACTCTTCGGCCTCCAATGCCAGAGTGGTGTGATCCCGAGTGGAGGAAATTGATGGAACAGTGCTGGTCTGCTAATCCTGAAGCTCGGCCATCATTCACGGAGATTAGAAACAGGTTGAGGTCTATGGCTGCTGCACTCCAGGCAAAGGGGAATAGCAATTTGGCAGGACGTGCCAACGCAAACACACCTGT GTGTATATAG
- the LOC104225079 gene encoding uncharacterized protein isoform X2, with amino-acid sequence MLNSSKDLAETMIAGVAGPSGQWIQQESSQPLILSDGISLNNNVNNHIPVQTSEVFSMEFLQDPSSRIVPTVSGFTEKHDKRAGPQSKLIQHPGYEELTRLLGLTRMDSECASDITEFASARGSITEIENGVFVENEHTYNQKVSSCGHVAGGATTELCYDQATSGPTAPPSSKSESSQSLKSSGLGNSDCSQTGKIKFLCSFGGRILPRPSDGKLRYVGGDTRIISIRRNISWEELMKKTLAICNQPHTFKYQLPGEDLDALISVSSDEDLQNMIEEYYGLEKLGGSQRLRIFLVPLTESENSCPVDAAVVQPSDPDYLYVAAVNGVVRMDSSAQENYHEQCVGDEVRKVILKVDRGNGLYVPPPAQLIGESQNQVNLMNLQSPNKKDDIALPSQSSELISHHHGLNRDFVAPTLEQCDASFQQYSFERTEPKERTVLSEKPNDEMDLLLGYTSTVTQNGIPHAFSDSKLQEHGKRSAYCSQEGISSFSSLNFAPAQLSSHGVSAAQQENLGSLHQNTYPVSSQPHIRVFNGELTVANGMVPELPFDSNSVSRCGPVQRNVNGTDSRCNPAEADLENYHPVLKSCMDNNTSCEMVNACDVNNAILCHDGKSPDNKSSRTAVVLRKKMPDVNSVMLSNNGGDIPGEESQNFDMNFLASAPLISTVNERSQRNQFENASAGIKKDETENNISRVKSSEVAGRFSNSETQSHGAETLTDLLPELSDGQNSYHFPMPAVVACPQDTFAKEPLLIFSKELSSSSVGCDGGQLMSSHYSAFRQNPTKDAVFRREVSLIDEEFTNYSGQRVVTSGIGEFSNEKQKIEDAQVSKSIKKSQQDPKANGRDIRSPSDGLYTANLLGLDTIGGEVISSSATDGVAFPHDLGLEDANPSDGDKDNLITDAMMAELEADLYGLQIIKNADLEELRELGSGTYGTVYHGKWRGTDVAIKRLKKACFSGRSSQEERLIKDFWREAQILSNLHHPNVVAFYGVVPDGSGGTLATVTEFMANGSLRNVLIKKDRSLDSCKKLLIAMDAAFGMEYLHSKNIVHFDLKCDNLLVSLRDPQRPICKVGDFGLSRIKRNTLVSGGVRGTLPWMAPELLNGSSNRVSEKVDVFSFGIAMWEILTGEEPYANMHCGAIIGGILKNTLRPPMPEWCDPEWRKLMEQCWSANPEARPSFTEIRNRLRSMAAALQAKGNSNLAGRANANTPVCI; translated from the exons ATGCTAAATTCATCCAAAGATTTAGCTGAAACTATGATCGCCGGGGTGGCTGGCCCTTCTGGTCAATGGATCCAGCAAGAATCATCTCAGCCACTTATCTTGAGTGATGGCATATCTTTAAACAATAATGTAAATAACCATATACCTGTACAGACTAGTGAGGTATTTTCTATGGAATTTCTTCAGGATCCTTCTTCCAGAATAGTTCCTACTGTGTCTGGCTTTACTGAGAAGCATGATAAGAGAGCTGGACCTCAAAGTAAGCTAATCCAACATCCGGGTTATGAAGAGCTCACAAGGCTACTTGGGTTGACAAGAATGGATTCTGAATGTGCTTCTGACATAACTGAATTTGCTTCTGCAAGAGGGTCTATCACAGAAATTGAAAATGGGGTTTTTGTGGAGAATGAGCATACATATAATCAGAAAGTTAGCTCTTGTGGGCATGTCGCTGGGGGAGCTACTACAGAGTTATGCTATGATCAAGCTACTTCAGGGCCAACTGCTCCACCCTCGTCTAAATCTGAATCTTCACAGTCACTAAAATCTTCTGGATTAGGAAATTCAGATTGTTCCCAGACAGGAAAAATAAAATTCCTATGCAGTTTTGGTGGTAGAATATTGCCTCGACCCAGTGATGGAAAACTTAGATACGTTGGTGGTGATACACGTATCATTTCCATTCGGAGGAATATTTCATGGGAAGAACTTATGAAGAAAACATTGGCCATCTGTAATCAGCCTCACACTTTCAAATACCAGCTTCCAGGAGAGGATCTTGACGCCCTTATATCCGTCTCTTCTGACGAAGATCTTCAGAATATGATAGAGGAATATTATGGCCTCGAGAAGCTTGGGGGCTCCCAAAGGCTTCGAATATTTTTGGTTCCTTTGACTGAATCTGAAAACTCATGCCCTGTAGATGCTGCTGTTGTTCAACCAAGTGATCCTGATTATCTATATGTTGCTGCTGTTAATGGCGTTGTTCGGATGGATTCTTCCGCTCAGGAGAATTATCATGAGCAGTGTGTAGGCGATGAAGTCCGCAAGGTGATACTTAAAGTAGACCGTGGTAATGGTCTTTATGTCCCACCTCCTGCTCAATTGATTGGTGAATCTCAGAACCAG GTAAACCTGATGAATTTGCAGAGTCCTAACAAAAAAGATGATATTGCCCTGCCAAGCCAATCTAGTGAATTGATTTCACATCACCATGGTCTCAACAGAGACTTTGTTGCTCCAACACTGGAACAATGTGATGCCAGCTTTCAACAGTACTCTTTTGAAAGAACAGAACCCAAGGAAAGGACGGTTCTCTCTGAAAAGCCGAATGATGAAATGGATCTATTGCTGGGATACACTTCAACCGTTACTCAAAATGGAATTCCTCATGCCTTTTCGGATTCAAAACTTCAGGAACATGGAAAAAGATCAGCTTACTGCTCACAAGAGGGAATAAGCTCATTTTCCTCTTTGAACTTTGCACCAGCTCAGTTATCTTCACATGGAGTGTCTGCTGCTCAGCAAGAGAACCTAGGGTCTCTGCATCAGAATACATACCCAGTCAGTTCTCAGCCTCATATTAGGGTATTTAATGGGGAATTAACTGTGGCCAATGGCATGGTGCCAGAGTTGCCTTTCGACTCAAATTCAGTGAGTAGATGTGGACCCGTGCAAAGAAATGTTAATGGTACTGACAGTAGATGCAACCCAGCTGAAGCAGATTTGGAAAATTACCATCCCGTTTTGAAAAGCTGTATGGACAACAATACAAGTTGTGAAATGGTGAATGCATGTGATGTCAATAACGCAATTTTATGTCATGATGGTAAATCACCTGATAACAAGTCATCCAGAACAGCTGTGGTTTTGAGGAAAAAAATGCCTGACGTAAACTCTGTTATGCTGTCTAATAATGGAGGTGATATACCGGGTGAAGAATCACAAAATTTTGACATGAATTTTCTTGCATCGGCACCTTTAATTAGTACAGTAAATGAGCGGTCCCAAAGAAATCAATTTGAGAATGCCTCAGCGGGGATAAAAAAGGATGAAACTGAGAACAATATATCCCGGGTCAAGAGCTCTGAAGTTGCTGGGAGGTTTTCAAATTCTGAGACACAGTCTCATGGTGCAGAAACTCTGACTGATCTACTTCCTGAGTTGTCTGATGGTCAAAATTCCTATCATTTCCCCATGCCAGCAGTTGTTGCATGTCCTCAAGATACTTTTGCCAAAGAACCATTGCTAATATTCTCCAAGGAATTGTCATCATCATCAGTTGGTTGTGATGGAGGCCAGTTGATGTCCTCGCATTACTCAGCTTTCAGGCAAAACCCAACCAAGGATGCTGTTTTTAGGAGAGAAGTTTCTCTAATTGATGAAGAATTTACCAATTACAGTGGGCAGAGAGTTGTGACTTCTGGCATTGGTGAATTTTCTAATGAAAAGCAAAAGATAGAAGATGCCCAAGTTAGTAAGAGTATCAAAAAAAGTCAGCAGGATCCGAAGGCAAATGGAAGAGATATTAGATCACCCAGTGATGGCCTATATACTGCAAATCTGCTAGGTTTGGACACCATTGGTGGTGAAGTCATATCTTCCAGTGCAACAGACGGGGTGGCATTTCCCCATGACTTGGGGTTGGAG GATGCCAACCCCAGCGATGGAGATAAAGATAATTTAATCACTGATGCTATGATGGCTGAACTGGAAGCTGATTTGTATGGTTTGCAG ATCATAAAAAATGCTGACCTAGAAGAATTGAGGGAGTTGGGCTCTGGGACATATGGTACTGTTTACCATGGAAAATGGAGAGGAACAGATGTTGCTATAAAGAGACTCAAGAAAGCATGTTTTTCTGGGAGGTCATCGCAGGAAGAAAGGCTG ATCAAGGACTTCTGGAGAGAGGCACAGATCCTTTCAAACCTTCATCATCCTAATGTGGTTGCATTTTATGGAGTAGTACCTGATGGGTCAGGGGGAACTTTGGCAACAGTGACTGAATTCATGGCTAATGGATCACTTAGAAATGTTCTTATTAAAAAGGACAG GTCACTTGATAGTTGCAAGAAACTTCTAATTGCCATGGATGCTGCTTTTGGGATGGAGTATTTGCACTCAAAAAACATCGTCCACTTTGATCTAAAATGTGACAATTTGTTAGTCAGTCTGAGGGATCCACAGCGACCCATATGCAAG GTTGGAGATTTTGGACTGTCAAGAATTAAACGCAATACTCTCGTATCTGGAGGTGTACGAGGTACTCTTCCCTGGATGGCACCTGAACTGTTAAATGGTAGCAGTAACCGAGTATCTGAGAAG GTTGATGTTTTCTCATTCGGCATAGCAATGTGGGAGATCTTGACTGGGGAAGAACCCTATGCAAACATGCATTGTGGGGCAATCATTG GGGGAATTTTGAAGAATACTCTTCGGCCTCCAATGCCAGAGTGGTGTGATCCCGAGTGGAGGAAATTGATGGAACAGTGCTGGTCTGCTAATCCTGAAGCTCGGCCATCATTCACGGAGATTAGAAACAGGTTGAGGTCTATGGCTGCTGCACTCCAGGCAAAGGGGAATAGCAATTTGGCAGGACGTGCCAACGCAAACACACCTGT GTGTATATAG